Proteins from one Escherichia coli genomic window:
- the yqeJ gene encoding protein YqeJ, with translation MIDYKKNLLFILVFISGFILFIVYSYTAEKMIYNETCTANWVIFNDKGRANLTIDFMYNQKNKTGTVALSGTWQQGNRESKSIRRNIEYTWIENYDTAHLTSKKVNKFEIMDQVDDDRLAELIPDFYVFPEKSVSYNILKQGKHAFILSIGNRAIMHCAR, from the coding sequence TTAGTTTTTATCAGTGGGTTTATTCTCTTCATTGTTTACTCTTATACTGCAGAAAAAATGATATATAATGAAACATGCACTGCAAATTGGGTAATCTTTAATGACAAGGGGCGAGCAAATCTTACCATCGACTTTATGTACAACCAAAAAAATAAAACAGGAACTGTTGCGTTGAGCGGAACCTGGCAACAAGGTAACAGAGAAAGTAAATCAATACGGCGAAATATTGAATACACATGGATTGAAAACTATGACACAGCCCATTTAACATCAAAGAAAGTTAATAAATTTGAGATCATGGATCAAGTCGATGATGATAGACTTGCAGAACTTATTCCTGATTTTTATGTCTTTCCAGAAAAAAGTGTAAGCTATAATATACTAAAGCAAGGTAAGCATGCTTTTATTTTGAGTATTGGTAACAGAGCAATCATGCATTGTGCAAGGTAA
- the yqeK gene encoding protein YqeK: MDIEFSQIHEMVYMHDIVNSDSKKKPRIPLKKFLNAEKVLTQTTSWALNSRYVNVNSVSKVNVKSKVKNSYISRSVNDEFSLTDDEINSFKETLVLSSIDSLSKLVLNNPLSVLFTSTVRRNNNRAKMNVEFDSWICTRCC; this comes from the coding sequence ATGGACATTGAGTTTTCGCAGATTCATGAAATGGTCTATATGCATGATATTGTAAATTCGGACTCGAAAAAGAAACCAAGGATTCCGTTAAAAAAATTCCTTAATGCTGAGAAGGTTCTCACGCAAACAACATCATGGGCACTAAATTCAAGATATGTGAATGTTAATTCTGTCAGTAAAGTCAACGTAAAGAGTAAAGTTAAAAACAGTTATATCTCACGATCTGTCAATGATGAGTTTAGTTTAACAGATGATGAAATCAATTCTTTTAAAGAAACGTTAGTCCTTTCCTCTATTGATTCACTAAGTAAACTGGTTCTTAATAATCCTCTTTCTGTATTGTTTACATCGACTGTACGAAGGAATAATAATAGAGCTAAGATGAATGTTGAGTTCGACTCATGGATTTGCACCAGATGTTGTTGA
- the ygeG gene encoding tetratricopeptide repeat protein: MSTDTLEIFNNSDEWASQLKHALSQGENLALLHGLTPDILDRIYAYAFDYHEKGNITDAEIYYKFLCIYAFENHEYLKGFASVCQSKKKYQQAYDLYKLSYNYSPYDDYSVIYRMGQCQIGAKNIDNAMQCFYHIINNCEDESVKSKAQAYIELLTDNSEDNG, translated from the coding sequence ATGAGCACAGATACACTTGAAATATTCAATAACAGTGATGAATGGGCAAGTCAACTAAAACACGCATTATCGCAAGGAGAAAATCTGGCATTACTACATGGATTGACTCCTGATATCCTTGATAGAATATATGCATATGCATTCGACTACCATGAAAAAGGTAATATAACGGACGCAGAAATTTATTATAAATTTCTGTGCATTTATGCGTTCGAAAATCATGAATATCTAAAAGGTTTTGCATCAGTATGCCAGTCAAAAAAGAAATATCAACAAGCATATGACCTTTACAAACTAAGTTACAATTACTCCCCGTATGATGACTATTCAGTTATTTATCGTATGGGTCAATGTCAAATTGGGGCTAAAAATATCGATAACGCAATGCAATGTTTCTATCATATTATTAACAATTGTGAGGATGAAAGTGTTAAGAGCAAAGCGCAGGCATATATTGAACTCTTAACTGATAATTCAGAAGATAATGGCTAA